One stretch of Bombina bombina isolate aBomBom1 chromosome 7, aBomBom1.pri, whole genome shotgun sequence DNA includes these proteins:
- the LOC128636534 gene encoding olfactory receptor 6C74-like yields MSNQTMYFIIKGISSNPALQAPIFCLVLCIYIITVSGNMSILTLACLDKQLHNPMYFFLGNLSLLDISSITVTLHKILSTFISGNKLLPWHECIAQLYFFMALQCTELLILAVMSYDRYVAICYPLHYTMIMNFRVCAMLAVFCWVLGFIEVSPHTNILAKFSCYTSNEVNHFFCDVLPIMKLTCNDTSLLKLWIFTEGVFFSGLLPFSLTVFPYILILRTVLKMRSKTGKRKAFYTCSSHLTVVILLYLTLYCLYLAPTSDDVLESRKLFSLFNTAAVPLLNPIIYSLKNKDVKSAMRHQWTSFYSMISPYLSFVLQKKSKY; encoded by the coding sequence ATGAGTAACCAAACTATGTATTTTATCATTAAGGGAATTTCCTCTAATCCGGCACTACAAGCACCTATCTTCTGTTTGGTTCTGTGTATTTATATTATCACTGTATCTGGTAATATGTCTATTTTAACACTTGCTTGCTTGGATAAACAACTTCACAATCCCATGTACTTTTTCTTGGGAAACTTATCCCTGTTGGACATATCTTCCATCACAGTTACTCTTCATAAAATCCTTAGTACCTTCATTTCTGGCAACAAATTATTACCATGGCATGAATGCATTGCCCAGTTGTACTTTTTCATGGCTCTACAGTGCACAGAATTGTTGATATTAGCTGTTATGAGCTATGACCGATATGTTGCTATATGTTATCCCTTGCATTACACCATGATAATGAACTTCAGAGTTTGTGCCATGTTGGCTGTGTTctgttgggtgttgggttttattgAGGTATCACCACATACTAATATACTTGCCAAATTTTCATGCTATACATCCAATGAAGTTAATCATTTTTTCTGTGATGTTTTGCCAATCATGAAACTTACATGTAATGACACATCACTGCTAAAGCTGTGGATTTTCACTGAAGGTGTATTCTTTTCTGGTCTACTCCCTTTTTCTCTAACAGTCTTCCCCTATATTTTAATTTTGAGAACTGTACTCAAAATGCGTTCAAAAACTGGAAAACGTAAAGCTTTCTACACCTGTTCTTCGCATCTCACAGTCGTCATTCTTTTGTACTTAACCCTGTACTGCCTCTATCTAGCACCTACCTCGGATGATGTTTTGGAATCTCGGAAGCTTTTCTCTCTCTTTAACACAGCAGCTGTACCTTTGCTAAATCCAATTATTTATAGCTTGAAAAATAAAGATGTGAAATCAGCCATGAGACATCAATGGACTTCTTTTTATTCCATGATCAGCCCATATTTATCTTTTgttctacagaaaaaaagtaaatattAA